In one Mycobacterium heckeshornense genomic region, the following are encoded:
- a CDS encoding NAD-binding protein: protein MRTPVTDQTTHRHVIVSGEDALATTIVEELKIAGVSVAKLSTGERLDTGVKTELASAGIDQALAVVCAGDDDARNLEIALLARKANPDVRVVARLANDVLREAVAADNGPGAILNVADLAAPAIVEACLAHTMHPFEAAGIKFVVWGTAAPRDATLRDIYGDLAPVAVIHGENSANPGEMVVCPGRDLRVHAGDWTAMIGTADELAGRGIKVPRPTTMRSRQPRLRRILDAARTLRDDVNPAFYPVIAAVLVLLIGATAVLRFTYTSRPGMTWIDAFYFTTETITTTGYGDFSFSHQPTWLRLFAAMLMFGGVTTVALLVSFIADVLLSRRFIYTAGRPRVRHLRDHIIVVGLSVLGIRVVRDLIGAGYDVAVIERDENNRFLLSAAELDVPVIFGDATLPQTLESARVDRARAVAVLTRDDMVNIETGIVLRELLGPRVWPEVNRWLDVPIVLRVYDRALGFAVAERFDFRNVRSTVELAAPWFIGAAMGLQVLGTFSVGQSSFVVGGMHVEPGSELDGLRMLDLSTRTRVIAITRPDEPVKLHPRRDALLRGGDTVYLIGPYRELLDTLRQGQPA, encoded by the coding sequence ATTCGGACCCCGGTGACGGACCAGACCACGCACCGCCACGTCATTGTCAGCGGTGAGGACGCGCTGGCGACGACGATCGTCGAGGAGCTGAAAATCGCCGGGGTGAGTGTTGCGAAGCTCTCCACCGGTGAGCGTCTCGACACCGGCGTCAAGACCGAGCTCGCCTCGGCTGGCATCGACCAAGCCCTGGCCGTTGTCTGCGCCGGCGATGACGACGCCAGAAACCTCGAAATCGCCTTGCTTGCAAGGAAAGCCAACCCGGACGTGCGGGTTGTCGCGCGGCTGGCTAATGACGTGCTGCGAGAAGCGGTGGCCGCCGACAACGGCCCCGGCGCGATCCTCAACGTCGCCGACCTTGCTGCGCCGGCGATCGTTGAGGCGTGCCTGGCGCACACCATGCACCCGTTCGAGGCGGCCGGCATCAAATTCGTCGTCTGGGGCACTGCGGCACCGCGTGATGCGACGCTGCGCGACATCTACGGCGACCTAGCCCCGGTGGCGGTGATTCACGGCGAAAACTCCGCCAACCCTGGCGAGATGGTGGTGTGTCCGGGCCGCGACCTGCGCGTGCATGCCGGTGACTGGACCGCGATGATCGGTACCGCCGACGAGCTGGCCGGCCGGGGCATCAAGGTCCCGCGGCCGACCACCATGCGCTCACGCCAGCCCCGGCTGCGCCGAATACTCGACGCCGCACGCACCCTGCGCGACGACGTCAACCCGGCGTTTTATCCGGTGATAGCCGCGGTGCTGGTCCTGCTGATCGGGGCGACGGCCGTGCTGCGTTTCACCTACACCAGCCGTCCCGGAATGACGTGGATCGACGCGTTCTACTTCACCACCGAGACAATCACGACGACGGGCTACGGCGACTTCAGCTTCAGCCATCAGCCCACCTGGCTAAGGCTGTTTGCCGCCATGTTGATGTTCGGCGGCGTGACCACGGTGGCTTTACTCGTCTCGTTTATTGCCGATGTGCTGCTGTCGCGCCGCTTCATCTACACGGCCGGGCGCCCACGGGTGCGCCATTTGCGTGACCACATCATCGTCGTGGGGTTGAGCGTGCTCGGGATCCGCGTCGTGCGCGACCTGATCGGCGCTGGCTACGACGTCGCGGTGATCGAGCGCGACGAGAACAACCGCTTCCTGTTGTCGGCGGCCGAGCTCGACGTGCCGGTGATCTTCGGGGACGCGACGTTGCCGCAGACGCTGGAATCGGCCCGCGTCGACCGCGCCCGCGCGGTGGCGGTGCTGACCCGCGATGACATGGTCAATATCGAGACCGGCATCGTGTTACGCGAATTGTTGGGGCCCCGGGTGTGGCCCGAGGTCAACCGGTGGCTTGACGTTCCGATTGTGCTGCGGGTCTACGACCGCGCGCTCGGCTTTGCCGTGGCGGAGCGATTCGATTTCCGAAACGTTCGGTCGACCGTCGAATTGGCCGCACCTTGGTTCATCGGGGCCGCTATGGGGCTGCAGGTGCTGGGGACGTTTTCGGTCGGACAAAGCTCGTTCGTGGTCGGCGGAATGCACGTGGAGCCGGGCAGCGAACTCGACGGGCTGCGGATGCTCGATCTGTCCACCCGAACCCGGGTCATCGCGATCACCAGGCCCGACGAGCCGGTCAAGCTGCACCCACGCCGCGATGCCCTGCTGAGGGGCGGCGACACCGTCTACCTCATCGGCCCGTACCGCGAACTGCTGGACACGCTGCGCCAGGGACAGCCGGCCTAA
- a CDS encoding response regulator, translating to MTRVLVIDDEPHILRALRINLSVRGYEVTTAATGAGALRAAAEHRPDVVILDLGLPDISGIEVLAGLRGWLNAPVIVLSARTDSSDKVEALDAGADDYVTKPFGMDEFLARLRAAVRRNAAATEIDQPVIETSSFTIDLAAKKVIKNGAEVHLTPTEWGMLEMLVRNRGKLVGREELLKEVWGPSYATETHYLRVYLAQLRRKLEDDPSHPRHLLTEAGMGYRFET from the coding sequence ATGACACGCGTCCTGGTGATCGACGACGAACCGCACATTCTGCGGGCGCTGCGGATCAACCTGTCGGTGCGGGGCTATGAAGTCACCACCGCCGCGACGGGCGCGGGCGCGCTGCGCGCCGCCGCCGAACACCGCCCGGATGTGGTGATCCTCGATTTGGGGCTGCCCGACATCTCCGGAATCGAAGTGCTGGCCGGGCTGCGCGGCTGGCTCAACGCGCCAGTCATCGTGTTGTCGGCGCGCACCGACTCCTCGGACAAAGTCGAGGCCCTCGACGCCGGCGCCGACGACTACGTCACGAAACCGTTCGGTATGGACGAGTTTTTGGCCCGGCTGCGTGCCGCCGTGCGCCGCAACGCCGCAGCGACCGAAATCGACCAGCCTGTCATCGAAACTTCTTCGTTCACAATCGATCTCGCTGCAAAAAAGGTCATCAAGAACGGCGCAGAAGTGCATCTGACGCCGACCGAATGGGGAATGCTGGAGATGCTGGTCCGCAACCGCGGTAAGCTGGTGGGACGCGAGGAACTCCTCAAAGAGGTGTGGGGACCTTCCTATGCCACGGAAACCCATTATCTGCGTGTGTATTTGGCGCAACTGCGGCGCAAGCTCGAAGACGACCCGTCGCACCCCAGGCACCTGCTGACTGAGGCGGGGATGGGATATCGCTTCGAGACCTGA
- a CDS encoding sensor histidine kinase: MSQVDDGHVSVVDHRRKRGELRIYLGAAPGVGKTYAMLSEAHRRLERGTDLVAGVVETHGRRKVEELLKGIEIVPRRHIEYRGSRFTELDVPAVLARNPQVVLVDELAHTNVPGSKNPKRWQDVEELLDAGITVISTVNIQHLESLNDVVAQITGIEQQETIPDLVVRQASQIELIDITPEALRRRLSHGNVYAPDKIDAALSNYFRSGNLTALRELALLWLADQVDAALAKYRADKKITDTWEARERVVVAVTGGPESETLVRRASRIASKASAELMVVHVLRGDGLSGVSASRMGKIRELAASLDASLHTVVGDDVPTALLDFAREMNATQLVIGTSRRSRWARIFDEGIGATVVQQSGKIDVHIVTHEESKRGFRTASISPRERRAASWLAALLVPSVICAVTVAWLHRFLTTSGASALFFIGVLVVGLLGGVAPAALSAVLSGLLLNYYLTPPLHSFTIAEPDAAVTELVLLMVAVAVAVLVDGAAKRAREAGRASQEAELLTLFAGSVLRGADLETLLERVRETYSQRAVSMLRDCGDGNRYLVASVGKEPCATVDSADTAIEVGDDEFWMLLTGKKLAARDRRVLSAVAKQAASLVKQRELAEEASRAEAIGQADALRRSLLSAVSHDLRTPLAAAKVAVSSLRAQDVDFSAEDTADLLTTIEESIDQLTALVGNLLDSSRLAAGAIRPELRPVYLEEAVQRALVSIGKGATGFFRPGIDRVKVDVNGAVAMADAGLLERVLANLIDNALRYAPNCPVRVNAGRVRERVLINVIDEGRGIPRGAEEQIFEAFQRLGDHDNTTGAGLGLSVARGFVEAMGGTIQATDTPGGGLTVVVDLAAPPEER; encoded by the coding sequence ATGTCACAGGTGGATGATGGTCACGTGAGTGTCGTCGACCATCGCCGCAAACGCGGGGAGCTGCGCATCTACTTGGGTGCGGCCCCCGGCGTCGGCAAGACCTACGCGATGCTGTCCGAGGCGCATCGACGCCTGGAACGCGGCACTGACTTGGTGGCCGGCGTGGTGGAGACCCACGGCCGCCGCAAAGTTGAGGAGCTGCTCAAGGGCATCGAGATCGTTCCGCGCCGTCACATCGAGTATCGGGGTAGCCGTTTCACCGAACTGGACGTGCCGGCGGTACTGGCCCGCAATCCGCAAGTGGTCCTCGTCGACGAGCTGGCCCACACCAACGTCCCCGGCAGCAAGAACCCCAAGCGGTGGCAGGACGTCGAGGAGCTGCTCGACGCCGGTATCACGGTGATCTCCACGGTCAACATCCAGCATCTGGAGAGCCTCAACGACGTGGTCGCCCAGATCACCGGCATCGAGCAGCAGGAAACTATACCGGATTTGGTGGTGCGACAGGCATCCCAGATCGAACTCATCGACATCACGCCGGAAGCCTTGCGGCGCAGGCTATCCCATGGCAACGTGTATGCACCGGATAAGATCGACGCGGCGCTGTCCAACTATTTCCGCAGCGGAAACCTCACCGCGCTACGCGAGTTGGCGCTGCTGTGGCTAGCCGATCAGGTTGATGCTGCGCTGGCTAAGTATCGCGCCGACAAGAAGATCACCGACACCTGGGAGGCCCGCGAGCGTGTCGTCGTCGCCGTCACCGGCGGCCCCGAATCGGAAACCTTGGTGCGCCGCGCATCCCGGATCGCCTCGAAAGCCAGTGCCGAACTCATGGTGGTGCATGTCTTACGCGGCGACGGTCTCTCGGGTGTATCGGCGTCGCGGATGGGCAAGATCCGCGAACTGGCCGCCAGCCTCGACGCGTCGCTGCATACCGTGGTCGGTGACGACGTGCCGACCGCACTGCTGGATTTCGCCCGCGAGATGAACGCCACCCAGCTGGTGATCGGCACGTCGCGGCGCTCGCGCTGGGCACGCATCTTCGATGAAGGCATCGGAGCGACGGTGGTGCAACAGTCCGGCAAGATCGACGTGCACATCGTCACTCACGAGGAATCTAAGCGCGGATTTCGGACAGCGTCGATCTCGCCGCGTGAACGCCGCGCCGCGTCGTGGCTGGCGGCGCTTCTCGTCCCATCTGTCATCTGCGCGGTAACGGTCGCCTGGCTGCACCGGTTTTTGACCACCAGCGGAGCGAGCGCGCTGTTCTTCATCGGCGTGCTCGTGGTCGGCTTACTGGGGGGCGTTGCCCCGGCGGCGCTTTCGGCAGTGTTGTCTGGTCTGCTGCTCAACTACTACCTGACCCCTCCGCTGCACAGTTTCACCATCGCCGAACCCGACGCCGCGGTCACCGAACTCGTGCTGTTGATGGTGGCGGTGGCGGTGGCGGTTCTGGTCGACGGCGCCGCCAAGCGCGCCCGCGAAGCTGGACGCGCATCCCAGGAGGCCGAGCTGCTGACGCTGTTCGCCGGCTCGGTGCTGCGCGGCGCGGATCTGGAGACCCTGCTTGAGCGGGTGCGCGAGACCTATTCGCAGCGTGCGGTTAGCATGCTTCGGGACTGCGGTGACGGCAACCGGTACCTGGTGGCATCGGTAGGCAAAGAGCCTTGCGCCACAGTCGATTCCGCTGATACCGCGATTGAAGTCGGCGACGACGAGTTTTGGATGCTGCTGACTGGCAAGAAACTTGCCGCTCGTGACCGCCGCGTGCTGAGCGCGGTGGCCAAGCAGGCCGCGAGTCTGGTCAAACAGCGCGAGCTCGCCGAGGAAGCCAGCCGGGCCGAAGCCATCGGGCAAGCCGACGCGCTGCGCCGCTCCCTGCTGTCAGCGGTCAGCCACGATCTGCGCACCCCGCTGGCAGCGGCCAAGGTCGCGGTGTCAAGCTTGCGCGCCCAAGACGTCGACTTCTCTGCCGAGGACACCGCCGATTTGCTCACCACCATCGAGGAATCGATCGACCAGCTCACCGCGCTGGTGGGCAATCTGCTCGACTCGTCGCGGTTGGCGGCGGGTGCGATTCGCCCTGAACTGCGTCCGGTGTACCTCGAAGAAGCGGTGCAGCGTGCTCTGGTCAGCATCGGCAAGGGTGCCACCGGTTTCTTCCGGCCCGGCATTGACCGGGTCAAGGTCGACGTCAATGGCGCGGTCGCGATGGCCGATGCCGGGCTGCTGGAACGGGTTTTGGCCAACCTCATCGACAACGCCCTGCGGTACGCGCCCAACTGCCCGGTGCGCGTCAACGCCGGGCGCGTCCGCGAGCGGGTGCTGATCAACGTCATCGACGAGGGGCGTGGAATCCCGCGCGGCGCCGAAGAACAGATCTTCGAGGCCTTTCAGCGGCTGGGAGATCACGACAACACCACCGGCGCGGGCTTGGGATTGTCGGTGGCCCGCGGCTTCGTCGAAGCGATGGGCGGCACGATCCAGGCGACCGACACGCCGGGCGGCGGACTGACCGTCGTGGTGGATCTGGCCGCCCCTCCGGAGGAGCGATGA
- a CDS encoding potassium-transporting ATPase subunit C, with amino-acid sequence MRFANLVRLHWAALRALLVLTALLGLGYPVAVWLLAQLPGLHDKAQGSIIEVDGKAVGSRLIGQSFTDAAGRALPQYFQTRPSAAGDGYDPTASGASNLGPEDIVDTPARKSLLTLVCARSKAVGELEHVDGSRPFCTGNGVGAVLSVLGPRDARGSVVHPTRVVSVNEPCATTARPFVASYHGVRVECANPGENYSTGRIVPVRGAAPGNPPVPADAVTASGSGLDPDISPAYADIQAARVARARRVGTDQIRELIRQNERGRDLGIFGEPRVNVVQLNLALDQKYPLPR; translated from the coding sequence ATGAGATTTGCGAATCTGGTTCGCCTGCATTGGGCGGCGCTGCGTGCACTGCTGGTATTGACCGCACTGCTCGGCCTGGGCTACCCGGTGGCGGTCTGGTTGCTCGCGCAGCTTCCCGGGCTGCACGATAAGGCGCAGGGCTCGATCATCGAGGTTGACGGCAAGGCCGTCGGCAGCCGGCTGATCGGCCAGTCGTTCACCGACGCCGCCGGCCGCGCGCTGCCGCAGTATTTCCAAACCCGCCCGTCGGCGGCCGGCGACGGCTACGACCCCACCGCCAGCGGCGCGAGCAATCTGGGGCCCGAGGACATCGTCGACACCCCGGCGCGCAAGAGCCTTTTGACGCTGGTGTGTGCGCGCAGCAAAGCCGTCGGCGAGCTCGAACACGTCGATGGATCACGCCCGTTTTGCACCGGCAATGGCGTGGGAGCCGTGTTGTCGGTGCTCGGACCGCGTGACGCGCGCGGCAGCGTCGTCCACCCGACCCGGGTGGTCAGCGTCAACGAGCCGTGTGCGACCACGGCTCGGCCGTTCGTGGCTAGCTATCACGGCGTTCGGGTCGAGTGCGCGAATCCCGGTGAAAACTATTCGACCGGCCGGATTGTTCCGGTCCGCGGCGCCGCGCCCGGCAATCCTCCGGTCCCGGCCGACGCGGTGACGGCCAGCGGCAGTGGCCTGGACCCGGACATTTCACCGGCCTACGCCGACATCCAGGCTGCCCGCGTGGCCCGGGCGCGGCGTGTCGGCACCGATCAGATACGCGAGCTGATCCGGCAGAACGAGCGTGGCCGTGATCTGGGGATCTTCGGTGAGCCACGGGTCAACGTCGTGCAGCTCAACCTGGCGTTGGACCAGAAGTATCCGCTCCCACGCTGA
- the kdpB gene encoding potassium-transporting ATPase subunit KdpB has product MLSQTSDPAAVPRVSHRRVQGGRLDPALLLRSVPDALGKLNPRTLWRNPVMFVVEIGAVWSTVLTLSQPSWFGGLIVFWLWLTVLFANLAEAVAEGRGKAQADTLRKSKADTVARRLRGWAPGITGTEELVPARLLQQGDIVVVEAGQIIPGDGDVVEGIASVDESAITGESAPVIRESGGDRSAVTGGTTVLSDRIVVRITQKPGESFVDRMISLVEGANRQKTPNEIALNILLAALTIIFVFAVATLQPLAIYSKANNPGVSDTAALNGNGVTGIVLVALLVCLIPTTIGALLSAIGIAGMDRLVQRNVLAMSGRAVEAAGDVNTLLLDKTGTITLGNRQAAELIPVGTVTERALADAAQLASLADETPEGRSVVVYVKDAYGLRARTPGELAGARWVQFSAITRMSGVDVDGRQLRKGAASAVAEWVRAGGGAVGGELGRIVDGISAAGGTPLVVGEVVSDETGKKARVLGVIHLKDVVKQGMRQRFEAMRRMGIRTVMITGDNPLTAKAIADEAGVDDFLAEATPEDKLMLIKKEQDGGRLVAMTGDGTNDAPALAQADVGVAMNTGTTAAKEAGNMVDLDSDPTKLIEIVEIGKQLLITRGALTTFSIANDIAKYFAIIPAMFVTLFPGMDLLNVMRLHSPQSAILSAVIFNAVIIAALIPLSLRGVRYTPSSASKLLSRNLCLYGLGGIVTPFIGIKLIDLVVQLMPGIS; this is encoded by the coding sequence ATGCTTTCGCAGACAAGCGATCCGGCTGCCGTTCCGCGGGTATCGCACCGGCGGGTCCAAGGCGGCCGGCTAGACCCGGCCCTGCTGCTGAGATCAGTGCCCGACGCGCTTGGCAAACTCAACCCCCGCACCCTGTGGCGTAACCCGGTGATGTTCGTCGTCGAAATCGGCGCGGTGTGGTCGACCGTGCTGACACTGTCCCAACCGAGTTGGTTCGGCGGGCTCATCGTGTTCTGGCTGTGGCTGACAGTGCTGTTCGCCAACCTGGCCGAGGCGGTCGCCGAGGGGCGGGGCAAAGCACAGGCCGACACCCTGCGAAAGTCCAAGGCCGACACCGTCGCCCGCCGCCTCCGCGGCTGGGCGCCCGGGATCACCGGCACCGAAGAGCTCGTCCCCGCGCGGCTGCTGCAGCAAGGCGACATCGTCGTCGTCGAAGCCGGCCAGATCATCCCCGGTGACGGCGATGTCGTGGAAGGCATTGCGTCAGTGGACGAATCGGCGATTACCGGCGAATCCGCGCCGGTGATCCGCGAGTCCGGCGGCGACCGCTCGGCGGTCACCGGTGGCACGACGGTACTTTCCGACCGCATCGTGGTGCGCATCACCCAAAAGCCCGGGGAAAGCTTCGTTGACCGGATGATCTCCCTGGTCGAGGGTGCCAACCGGCAGAAGACGCCCAACGAGATCGCGCTGAATATCCTGTTGGCGGCGTTGACCATTATCTTCGTGTTCGCCGTGGCGACGCTGCAGCCGCTGGCGATCTATTCCAAGGCCAACAATCCCGGGGTCTCAGACACCGCGGCGCTGAACGGCAACGGGGTCACCGGCATCGTGTTGGTGGCATTGTTGGTGTGCTTGATTCCCACCACGATCGGTGCGCTGCTGTCGGCAATCGGCATCGCGGGCATGGACCGGCTGGTGCAACGCAACGTGCTGGCCATGTCCGGGCGCGCGGTCGAGGCTGCCGGTGACGTCAACACCTTGCTGCTGGACAAGACCGGAACGATCACGCTCGGCAACCGTCAGGCGGCCGAGTTGATTCCGGTCGGGACGGTGACTGAGCGCGCACTGGCCGACGCTGCGCAGCTGGCCAGCCTCGCCGACGAGACCCCCGAGGGCCGCTCGGTGGTGGTCTATGTCAAAGACGCCTACGGGCTGCGGGCACGCACCCCCGGTGAGTTGGCCGGCGCGCGGTGGGTCCAGTTCAGCGCGATCACCAGGATGTCCGGTGTCGACGTCGACGGCCGCCAGTTGCGTAAAGGTGCGGCCAGCGCGGTCGCCGAATGGGTGCGTGCTGGAGGCGGCGCGGTTGGGGGCGAACTCGGTCGTATCGTCGACGGAATTTCCGCCGCGGGCGGGACCCCGCTGGTGGTGGGCGAGGTGGTCAGCGACGAGACCGGCAAAAAGGCGAGGGTTCTCGGCGTTATCCACCTCAAGGACGTGGTGAAGCAAGGCATGCGGCAGCGGTTCGAGGCGATGCGCCGCATGGGCATCCGCACCGTAATGATCACCGGCGACAATCCATTGACCGCCAAAGCAATTGCCGACGAAGCCGGAGTCGATGACTTCCTCGCCGAAGCCACCCCCGAAGACAAGTTGATGCTGATCAAGAAGGAACAGGACGGTGGCCGGCTGGTCGCCATGACCGGAGACGGCACCAACGACGCCCCGGCGCTGGCCCAGGCCGACGTCGGCGTGGCGATGAACACCGGCACCACCGCGGCCAAAGAAGCCGGCAACATGGTGGATTTGGACTCCGACCCGACCAAGCTGATCGAGATCGTCGAGATCGGCAAGCAGCTGTTGATCACCCGCGGTGCGCTGACGACGTTTTCGATCGCCAACGATATCGCTAAGTATTTCGCAATAATCCCGGCTATGTTCGTCACGCTGTTTCCGGGCATGGATCTGCTCAACGTGATGCGCCTGCACAGTCCGCAGTCCGCGATCCTGTCGGCGGTGATCTTCAACGCGGTCATCATCGCCGCCCTGATACCGTTGTCGCTGCGCGGTGTTCGCTATACGCCAAGCAGCGCGTCGAAACTGCTCAGTCGCAACCTTTGTCTGTACGGGTTAGGCGGGATCGTCACCCCGTTCATCGGAATCAAGCTGATCGACCTGGTTGTTCAACTCATGCCGGGGATAAGCTGA
- the kdpA gene encoding potassium-transporting ATPase subunit KdpA, translated as MSSATAGVLFLALLVAALAVVHVPLGDYMYRVYCSEKHSRTERLIYRTIGANPYSEQTWANYARSVLAFSAISVVVLFIFQLVQDKLPLHLKNPATPMTPALAWNTAVSFVTNTNWQAYSGESTQGHLVQMAGLAVQNFVSAAVGMAVAVAFVRGFARKRSGELGNFWVDLVRGTLRILLPIAVIGAIMLVAGGAIQNFQLHDHVVTTLAGPPQTITGGPVASQEVIKELGTNGGGFYNANAAHPFENPTPWTNWIEIFLLLIIASSLPRTFGRMVGNTKQGYALVAVMGVIAAISVGVMMLVQLHHHGTVPTAVGGATEGVEQRFGVPDSAVFADATTLTSTGAVDAAHDSYTSLGGMMALFNMQLGEVAPGGVGSGLYGMLILAIITVFVAGLMVGRTPEYLGKKISPREIKLAASYFLITPLVVLLGTAVAMGLPGPRSAMTNTGPHGLSEVLYAFTSAANNNGSAFAGLAANTVWYNTALGVAMLLGRFVPMVLVLALAGSLARQRGIPESAGTLPTHKPQFVGLVVGVTVILVALTFLPALALGPLAEGIH; from the coding sequence GTGAGCAGCGCAACCGCGGGTGTGTTGTTCCTCGCACTGCTGGTCGCGGCGCTGGCGGTCGTCCACGTGCCACTGGGCGATTACATGTACCGGGTCTACTGCTCGGAAAAGCATTCGCGCACGGAGCGTTTGATCTACCGAACGATCGGGGCCAACCCGTACTCCGAACAGACCTGGGCCAACTATGCGCGCAGCGTGCTGGCATTTTCCGCAATCAGCGTCGTGGTGCTGTTCATCTTTCAGCTGGTTCAGGACAAACTGCCGCTGCATCTGAAAAACCCGGCAACACCCATGACGCCGGCGCTGGCGTGGAACACCGCGGTCAGCTTCGTCACCAACACCAACTGGCAGGCCTACTCCGGCGAATCGACCCAAGGTCATCTGGTGCAGATGGCTGGCCTGGCGGTGCAGAACTTCGTGTCGGCCGCCGTGGGCATGGCGGTCGCTGTCGCGTTCGTGCGCGGCTTCGCCCGCAAGCGCAGCGGCGAACTCGGCAACTTCTGGGTTGACCTGGTTCGCGGCACGCTGCGAATCCTGTTGCCGATCGCGGTAATAGGCGCCATCATGCTGGTCGCCGGCGGGGCGATCCAGAACTTCCAGCTGCACGACCACGTGGTCACCACGCTGGCCGGCCCGCCGCAGACCATCACCGGCGGTCCGGTCGCCAGCCAGGAAGTCATCAAAGAACTCGGCACCAACGGCGGCGGCTTCTACAATGCCAACGCCGCTCACCCGTTCGAAAACCCGACGCCCTGGACCAACTGGATCGAGATCTTCCTGCTGTTGATCATCGCTTCTTCGCTGCCGCGCACGTTCGGCCGCATGGTGGGCAACACCAAACAGGGTTACGCACTTGTCGCGGTCATGGGCGTCATCGCCGCCATCAGTGTCGGCGTGATGATGCTGGTTCAGCTGCACCACCACGGCACCGTGCCCACCGCGGTGGGTGGCGCCACCGAAGGCGTCGAACAGCGTTTCGGGGTGCCCGACTCCGCAGTGTTCGCCGACGCGACCACACTCACCTCCACCGGAGCGGTCGACGCGGCGCACGACTCCTACACCAGCCTGGGCGGCATGATGGCGCTGTTCAACATGCAGCTCGGCGAGGTCGCGCCCGGCGGTGTCGGCTCGGGCCTCTACGGCATGCTGATTCTCGCGATTATTACGGTTTTCGTGGCCGGCTTGATGGTGGGGCGGACCCCCGAATACCTGGGAAAGAAGATCAGCCCACGCGAAATCAAGCTCGCGGCAAGCTATTTCCTAATCACTCCGCTGGTCGTCTTGCTCGGCACCGCGGTGGCGATGGGGCTGCCGGGCCCGCGCTCCGCCATGACCAACACCGGCCCGCACGGCTTGTCCGAGGTGCTCTACGCGTTCACCTCTGCGGCCAACAACAACGGCTCGGCGTTCGCCGGACTGGCGGCCAACACCGTGTGGTATAACACCGCGCTGGGCGTTGCGATGCTGCTCGGACGGTTTGTCCCGATGGTCCTCGTCCTGGCGCTGGCCGGTTCCCTGGCCCGTCAGCGCGGCATCCCGGAGTCCGCCGGCACCCTGCCCACGCACAAGCCGCAGTTCGTCGGCCTAGTGGTGGGTGTGACGGTCATCCTGGTAGCCCTGACCTTCTTGCCCGCGCTGGCCCTGGGACCCCTCGCTGAGGGGATCCACTGA
- a CDS encoding K+-transporting ATPase subunit F produces MTTTNAVGLVLAVLIALLLGAALLFPEKF; encoded by the coding sequence GTGACGACCACCAACGCTGTCGGGCTGGTGCTGGCGGTCCTGATCGCGTTGTTACTCGGTGCGGCCCTGCTCTTTCCGGAAAAGTTCTAG
- a CDS encoding BlaI/MecI/CopY family transcriptional regulator produces MSGAHGLGELEAEIMTVMWDNEHPATVRDVLAALERDAAYTTVMTVMDNLHRKGLLTRERFGKAFHYRPVWSREEYTARLMRDVLAASDNHEAVFTHFVSQMSAEEARSLQAVWRRHTRHGT; encoded by the coding sequence ATGTCGGGTGCGCATGGTCTGGGTGAACTCGAGGCCGAGATCATGACCGTCATGTGGGACAACGAGCATCCCGCCACCGTGCGTGACGTGCTTGCCGCCCTCGAGCGCGACGCCGCCTACACGACGGTGATGACCGTGATGGATAACCTGCACCGGAAAGGCCTGCTGACTCGCGAACGATTCGGCAAGGCGTTTCACTACCGACCGGTGTGGAGCCGGGAGGAATACACCGCGCGGCTCATGCGCGACGTTTTGGCGGCCAGCGACAACCACGAGGCTGTTTTCACCCATTTTGTTTCCCAGATGTCGGCCGAGGAAGCCCGTAGTCTGCAGGCCGTCTGGCGGCGCCACACGCGACACGGGACCTAG